TCAGACCGCCGAAGGTCAACACGTAGGCCGTGATGACCCAGCTGCGGCCGGCGTCGGACAGATTGAGCGCGTCCTGGATCTTGGGGAGCGCGACGATGGCGATCGTGCCGTCCATCGTGGCCATGAGCTGCATGCCGGCGATCGCGATCACGGCGGCGAAGAATCTGCGCGACGGCAACCAGGTCGGTGCCTTGTTGGTTTGTGCCGCGGGTGTTTGCTCCGCGCTCATCGGCTGTGCCCGCTTCGCTCGGCCTTCCGCGTCGCGGATCATGGCTGCGCGCTCGGCGTCGTTGAGAGCCGTCATAACAGGTTACCTTACAGTAATCTTAGGAATCCTTTACCCACCGAAGGCGGCGACCGGCCCGATCACAATGATCGCGGGAGGTCGAATACCCTCGGCGCTCATCCGTTCCGGCGCGTCAGCCAGCGTAGCTCGCAACGTCCGCTGTGCGCTCGTGGTGCCGTGCTGCACCACGAGAACCGGAGTTTCCGCAGGTCGTCCGCCGTCGAGCAACGCCTTGGTGAACAGTTCGATCCTTTCGACCGCCATCAGCAAAACAATCGTCCCGGTCAGCGCTGCGAGCGCATCCCAATTCACCAACGATTCGGGGTGGTCCGGCGCGACATGTCCGCTGACCACCACGAATTCATGTGTGACGTGACGATGGGTGACAGGTACCCCGGCCAGCGCCGGAACACCTATGGCGCTGGTCACACCCGGTACGACGGTGACAGGGATCCCGGCCTCGGCGCAGGCCAGCACCTCTTCGTAGCCGCGCGCGAAGACGAACGGGTCACCGCCCTTGAGGCGGACGACGAACTTGCCCGCCGAGGCGCGGTCGATGAGCACCTGGTTGATGGCGTCCTGCGCCATGGCCCGGCCGTAGGGGATCTTGGCGGCGTCGATGACCTCGACGTGCGGCGGGAGTTCGGCGAGCAGTTCCTGGGGCGCCAGCCGGTCGGCGACCACGACGTCGGCCTGGGCGAGCAGCCGGCGCCCGCGCACGGTGATGAGTTCCGGGTCCCCGGGCCCTCCGCCGACCAGCGCGACGCCGGTGGTCACGGTGTCGGGGTCGTCGCCGGCGATCAGTCCGCTCGCGAGAGCCTCGTGGATCGCTGACCGGATGGCCGCCGAACGGCGGTGCTCACCGCCGGCGAGGACACCGACCGACAGGCCCTCGTACTC
Above is a window of Mycolicibacterium baixiangningiae DNA encoding:
- the cobA gene encoding uroporphyrinogen-III C-methyltransferase; protein product: MTDNAYLVGLRLTGRKVVIVGGGTVAQRRLPLLIANGADVHVIARAATPAVEAMAGITLTLRDFRVGDLDGAWYVIAATDDPDVNAAVVAEAERRHIFCVRADVAREGTAVTPASFEYEGLSVGVLAGGEHRRSAAIRSAIHEALASGLIAGDDPDTVTTGVALVGGGPGDPELITVRGRRLLAQADVVVADRLAPQELLAELPPHVEVIDAAKIPYGRAMAQDAINQVLIDRASAGKFVVRLKGGDPFVFARGYEEVLACAEAGIPVTVVPGVTSAIGVPALAGVPVTHRHVTHEFVVVSGHVAPDHPESLVNWDALAALTGTIVLLMAVERIELFTKALLDGGRPAETPVLVVQHGTTSAQRTLRATLADAPERMSAEGIRPPAIIVIGPVAAFGG